Proteins co-encoded in one Fusarium musae strain F31 chromosome 3, whole genome shotgun sequence genomic window:
- the FSR1 gene encoding fusarubin cluster-polyketide synthase (EggNog:ENOG41~antiSMASH:Cluster_3.1~SMCOG1021:malonyl CoA-acyl carrier protein transacylase), with amino-acid sequence MASHMKLYLFGDQTFEVQPHLQHLLQKRDNLFLHEFLNQSYNALRAELFKIPYSIRKDLPRFTCQEDLLLWDQSGPRCVALDMAMTTLYQLGTFISQAGISSYDTQNTRVVGLCTGAFAAAAVSCSSFTADLIPMAVSSVVAAFRTGLLVTDTARRVDPGQDLNRSWALLVPGQKAAKAFQEFWDANDGGVLTSMPYISAYAPNGITVSGPPQRLSDLAQWLSSKSITSKAIPIYGAYHAPHLYSQKDARRIVDGLMLNKAVSPSEQIPLLSSTGSKPEERSFAILLEDAIAQALLHPLRWSSIFDDVQAALEATGSQQFTVQSIGSNAEHLIYTALKKTSLRYLVPETTVPSQPTSVPSVPDAGTSKPKLAIVAMSGRFPGAKDNEAYWDLLYKGLDVHKPVPSLRWDQQTHVDPTGAAKNTSATPFGCWLDDPSEFDARFFNISPREAPQIDPAQRLALMTAYEAIEEAGIVPDATPSTRPDRVGIFYGVTSNDWMETNSAQNIDTYYIPGGNRAFIPGRINYFFKFSGPSYAVDTACSSSLAGIHLACNALWQGDVDTAIAGGTNVLTNPDYHAGLDRGHFLSRTGNCKTFDDGADGYCRGEGVATIIIKRLDDAIAENDPILGVVLGAYTNHSAESESITRPHVGAQRVIFNKILNEAAVDPYSISYVEMHGTGTQAGDATEMSSVLETFAPPLAEGKVARPDSQKLYIGSAKANIGHGEAASGVCSVIKVLQMLKKDTIVPHCGIKNKINHRFPTDLDQRNVRIALEPTEWKKGTETNPRRVFVNNFSAAGGNSALLIQDAPPRKQLIASSDSRVQFPIAITAKSGVSLQGNMRSMLKFLSTNPHTSLAELSYTTTARRIHHQHRILVPGATPEEICSKIETALQNNTGVTRPKAAPKVVFTFTGQGAQYPGMGKQLFEENEFVRNELLSLDRISQNLGFPSMLPFIQSDEPDVSKFAPSLVQLASVCLQITLSKLWATWGITPTAVVGHSLGEYAALNVAGVLSDTDTLFLVGGRAQLLEQKCTRGTHAMLVVKGPQEEIANALKGADYETACINSPIETVLAGPNEQIANVKEQLTAASFKTTLLKVPYAFHSSQLEPVVSDIEKLASKVAFSEPRIPVLCPLEGTVIENENPFNASYLARHSRQPVNMLTALTTAYRDGYLSDRSMVLEVGPHPAVSGMVKPTLGQQITCVASLQRRRAPWDMLSAALKSLYDAGASINWADYQRNFPGAHTVVDLPAYSWDLKEYWIQYVNDWSLRKGDPPLVINNVSKLESTTIHSVVDESGDSKKTHIVVEADIARKDLSPLVQGHEVDGIPLCTPSVYADIALSLGKYLLERYQPQQKDDMVVVSDMTVSKALILRGDGSRQPIQAHADADWSSQSVSIKFMSFDNKGNLQEHSACVVRFKDRSHQDALQSEARTIKQKMQNLRNQITTGESARFNRPMAYRMIRPLARFHDDYRAIDEVVLNSETLEASSKISFGTVKRDGDFHTHPAVIDALTQSCGFAMNCNDHTDIDVDVYMNHGWGSLELFEALDFEKEYTTYTQMHAGEDKLWYGDVTIFDQDRVVAFFGQIAIQGVPRRVLKVILSIESGKKGQPQRQTQDKPRTTPSQPKESTTKPTKNKPAAKVEPPKFSTAIRIISEESGIDVSDFTDGTTFSDVGIDSLLGLTISARFQEELDIDLDFNALFFEHPTVKDLRTFLGAEEDVSGSSSSAASDSGRDTTTTGSATPELQEEFAESAEVEFERALEIISEESGVARTDLDDETNFADCGVDSLLSLVIASRFQDTFGLDIAHEQLFMECQTVGDLKTMLTREMGLATPASKPAAVPAPVVSEAIAQETVVTHSDTSNLAAREQAITKLVNKYTAGFKAPTSNPNGPSLGKNENVVLVTGASGGLGSHLVYALAQLEEVRTIICLNRPNREDATTRQYKAMRDKGIRFPEHLKSKVRIFQADTSKPKLGVADSEYESLIHSVTHIIHNAWPMSAKRPLSGFESQFQVFRNLLDLGRECASSRPKDFKFSFQMISSIGVVGQWGLAAGQTGKIVVPEERTTIDSLLGNGYAEAKWGCERMLDETLHKFTDRFRPMVVRLGQIAGSKTSGYWNPMEHFGFLIKSSQTLNALPDVDGNLNWTPVNDIADTLTDLILSDRTPYPIYHIDNPIGQQWRDVNNILSDTLRIPNKVPFKQWLDMVRKAPQQDNPAALLADFLEDTYLRMACGGLVLDVKHSLEHSKSLSAVGPVSETVVRKYIHIWKEIGFLKTTAEDKAGFEAERLKLWGPRA; translated from the exons ATGGCATCCCACATGAAGCTGTATCTCTTCGGAGACCAAACCTTTGAGGTCCAACCTCACTTACAGCACCTCCTCCAGAAGCGCGACAATCTCTTCCTTCATGAGTTTCTGAACCAGAGCTACAACGCCCTCCGTGCTgaactcttcaagatcccGTATAGTATCAGAAAGGATCTTCCGCGGTTCACATGCCAGGAGGATCTCCTTCTCTGGGATCAGAGTGGCCCGCGATGTGTGGCGCTTGATATGGCGATGACGACGTTGTATCAGCTTGGTACATTCATTAG TCAAGCGGGTATCTCTTCGTATGATACGCAAAATACAAGGGTCGTTGGTCTCTGCACCGGCGCTTTTGCAGCTGCGGCTGTGAGTTGCAGTAGCTTCACAGCAGATCTGATCCCCATGGCTGTGTCATCCGTGGTCGCGGCTTTCCGAACAGGTCTTCTCGTTACTGATACAGCCCGACGAGTTGATCCAGGCCAAGACTTGAACAGGAGCTGGGCTCTTCTTGTCCCGGGTCAAAAGGCAGCCAAAGCCTTCCAGGAGTTCTGGGATGCCAAC GACGGCGGTGTCTTGACTAGCATGCCTTATATCAGTGCCTATGCACCAAATGGCATAACCGTTAGCGGACCGCCTCAGCGTCTTAGCGACCTTGCGCAGTGGCTTTCTTCCAAAAGCATTACGTCCAAAGCCATTCCCATATATGGGGCTTACCACGCACCGCATCTGTACTCTCAGAAAGATGCTCGACGGATCGTTGATGGTTTGATGCTTAACAAGGCCGTGTCACCATCTGAACagattcctcttctctccagCACGGGGTCTAAGCCTGAAGAGCGAAGCTTCGCGATACTTTTGGAAGATGCGATCgctcaagctcttcttcatcctctacGCTGGAGCTCGATCTTTGATGATGTCCAAGCTGCTCTTGAGGCTACTGGGTCTCAGCAGTTTACTGTTCAGTCGATTGGTTCGAATGCTGAGCATTTGATCTACACTGCTCTCAAGAAGACGTCTCTTCGGTATCTCGTTCCAGAGACTACCGTGCCCAGCCAACCAACCAGTGTTCCTAGCGTTCCTGACGCTGGCACGAGTAAGCCAAAGCTTGCTATTGTCGCGATGTCCGGCCGCTTCCCCGGTGCAAAGGATAACGAAGCCTACTGGGATCTTCTCTACAAAGGCCTCGACGTGCACAAGCCCGTTCCAAGTCTTCGCTGGGATCAGCAAACACACGTCGATCCTACCGGCGCAGCAAAGAACACAAGCGCTACTCCGTTTGGTTGCTGGCTAGATGATCCTTCTGAGTTCGACGctcgcttcttcaacatttcTCCCCGTGAAGCTCCTCAGATTGATCCCGCGCAGAGGTTAGCTCTCATGACAGCTTATGAAGCGATTGAAGAAGCCGGTATTGTCCCTGATGCCACGCCCTCTACTCGACCTGATCGTGTTGGTATCTTCTACGGTGTCACTAGCAACGACTGGATGGAAACGAACAGCGCTCAAAACATCGACACATATTACATCCCCGGCGGAAACCGAGCTTTCATTCCCGGCCGCATCAACTATTTCTTCAAGTTCAGCGGTCCCAGCTACGCCGTCGACACAGCGTGTTCATCATCCCTCGCCGGTATCCATCTAGCCTGCAATGCCCTCTGGCAAGGCGACGTCGACACTGCCATCGCCGGCGGTACGAATGTCTTGACCAATCCGGATTACCACGCTGGTCTTGACAGGGGACACTTTCTCTCACGCACAGGGAACTGTAAGACCTTTGATGATGGGGCTGATGGGTATTGTCGCGGTGAAGGAGTAGcgactattattattaagaggCTTGATGATGCGATTGCGGAGAATGATCCGATCTTGGGTGTTGTTCTTGGGGCGTATACGAATCATTCTGCTGAGTCGGAGTCGATTACACGGCCGCATGTTGGTGCACAGCGGGTCATCTTTaacaagatcttgaacgaggctgctgttgatccTTATTCTATCAGTTACGTCGAAATGCATGGAAC CGGTACGCAAGCTGGCGATGCCACCGAGATGTCCAGTGTCCTCGAGACTTTTGCACCTCCCCTAGCAGAAGGCAAAGTCGCCCGCCCAGACTCCCAGAAGCTCTACATCGGCTCAGCGAAAGCAAATATCGGCCACGGAGAAGCTGCCTCTGGTGTCTGCAGTGTGATCAAGGTTCTTCAAatgctcaagaaggacaCCATCGTTCCACACTGCggtatcaagaacaagatcaatCATCGCTTTCCCACTGATCTCGACCAACGAAACGTTCGAATTGCCTTGGAACCAACAGAATGGAAGAAAGGTACAGAGACTAACCCCAGACGTGTCTTTGTCAACAACTTCAGTGCTGCGGGAGGTAATTCCGCGCTGTTGATCCAGGACGCACCACCTAGAAAACAACTCATTGCCAGCAGTGACTCTCGTGTTCAATTCCCCATCGCCATCACTGCAAAGAGCGGCGTTTCTCTTCAAGGAAACATGCGCTCAATgctcaagttcctcagcaCAAACCCACACACCTCCCTCGCCGAGCTCTCCTACACCACCACAGCGCGACGcatccaccaccaacaccgcATTCTCGTCCCCGGCGCTACCCCCGAAGAGATCTGCTCCAAGATCGAAACAGCTCTTCAGAACAACACTGGCGTCACGCGACCCAAGGCTGCGCCAAAGGTGGTCTTCACTTTCACCGGCCAGGGAGCCCAGTACCCTGGAATGGGAAAGCAGCTCTTTGAGGAGAATGAGTTTGTGCGCAATGAGCTTCTCTCACTTGATCGGATTTCTCAGAATTTGGGATTCCCTTCGATGCTTCCTTTCATTCAATCTGATGAGCCTGATGTTAGCAAATTTGCGCCTTCGCTTGTCCAGCTTGCTAGTGTTTGTCTTCAGATTACGCTGAGCAAACTCTGGGCGACTTGGGGAATTACTCCGACTGCTGTTGTAGGACACAGTCTCGGGGAATATGCTGCTCTTAACGTTGCTGGTGTTTTGTCGGATACTGATACGTTGTTTCTTGTTGGTGGTCGAGcgcagcttcttgagcagaAGTGTACTCGCGGTACCCACGCCATGCTTGTGGTGAAGGGACCCCAGGAGGAGATCGCTAATGCTCTGAAGGGAGCAGACTATGAGACGGCCTGTATCAACTCCCCCATCGAGACTGTTCTTGCTGGTCCGAATGAGCAGATCGCCAATGTCAAGGAGCAGCTCACGGCGGCTAGCTTCAAGACCACTCTTCTCAAGGTACCTTACGCTTTCCACTCGTCCCAGTTGGAGCCAGTGGTATCCGACATCGAGAAGCTCGCCAGCAAAGTGGCTTTCTCAGAGCCCCGAATCCCAGTTCTGTGTCCCTTGGAGGGTACTGTCATCGAGAATGAGAACCCATTCAATGCCTCATATCTCGCCCGCCATTCTCGACAGCCCGTCAACATGCTCACCGCATTGACCACTGCTTATCGTGACGGCTATCTCAGCGATCGCTCAATGGTGCTCGAAGTCGGTCCTCATCCAGCCGTCTCCGGCATGGTCAAGCCCACCCTCGGCCAACAGATCACCTGCGTCGCCTCCCTCCAACGCAGGCGAGCACCCTGGGATATGCTCTCCGCAGCGCTCAAGAGTCTTTACGATGCTGGAGCTAGCATCAATTGGGCTGATTACCAGAGAAACTTCCCTGGCGCACACACTGTCGTGGATCTTCCGGCTTATAGCTGGGATCTCAAGGAGTACTGGATCCAGTACGTCAACGACTGGTCGCTGCGAAAGGGTGACCCTCCTTTGGTCATCAACAATGTGTCCAAGCTTGAGAGCACTACTATCCacagtgttgttgatgagagcgGTGACTCTAAGAAGACTCATAttgttgttgaggctgatatTGCTCGCAAGGATTTGAGCCCTCTCGTCCAAGGCCATGAGGTCGACGGGATCCCTCTCTGCACTCCTTCTGTCTATGCTGATATCGCGCTGAGTCTCGGTAAGTATCTGCTTGAGAGGTATCAACCACAGCAGAAGGATGATATGGTAGTAGTCTCGGACATGACCGTGTCTAAGGCCTTGATCCTCCGTGGTGATGGATCTCGACAGCCTATCCAGGCCCATGCTGATGCAGACTGGTCATCTCAGTCAGTCTCAATCAAGTTCATGTCTTTCGAT AACAAGGGCAATCTGCAGGAACACTCCGCCTGTGTAGTCCGCTTCAAAGACCGAAGCCATCAAGACGCCCTCCAGAGCGAAGCCCGCACCATAAAGCAAAAGATGCAAAACCTCCGCAACCAAATCACCACCGGCGAAAGCGCGCGCTTCAATCGCCCCATGGCATACCGCATGATCCGTCCCCTCGCCCGCTTCCACGACGACTACCGTGCCATCGACGAAGTCGTCCTCAACAGCGAAACCCTCGAAGCTTCCAGCAAGATCAGCTTCGGCACCGTCAAGCGCGACGGTGACTTCCACACTCATCCCGCCGTCATCGATGCTCTTACTCAGTCTTGTGGCTTTGCTATGAACTGCAATGATCACACTGACATTGATGTGGATGTTTACATGAACCATGGCTGGGGATCGCTTGAGCTGTTTGAGGCTTtggactttgagaaggagTATACTACTTATACTCAGATGCATGCTGGGGAGGATAAGCTTTGGTATGGTGATGTGACGATCTTTGACCAGGATAGGGTTGTTGCTTTCTTCGGTCAGATCGCGATTCAAGGTGTTCCACGAAGAGTCCTCAAGGTCATCCTCTCAATTGAAAGCGGCAAGAAGGGCCAGCCTCAGCGCCAGACGCAAGACAAACCCCGAACCACTCCCTCGCAACCAAAGGAGTCTACCACCAAGCCAACAAAGAACAAACCAGCTGCCAAAGTAGAACCACCAAAGTTCTCTACCGCAATCCGCATCATCTCAGAGGAGAGTGGAATCGACGTCTCCGACTTCACCGACGGCACAACCTTCTCAGACGTCGGCATCGACTCCCTCCTCGGTCTCACCATCTCGGCTCGCTTCCAAGAAGAACTCGACATCGATCTCGACTTTAACGCTCTCTTCTTCGAACATCCCACCGTCAAGGATCTACGAACCTTCCTCGGcgcagaagaagatgtcTCTGGAAGTTCATCCTCTGCAGCTAGTGATTCTGGTCGTGACACGACCACCACTGGGAGCGCTACCCCAGAACTCCAAGAAGAGTTTGCTGAATCAGCTGAGGTTGAGTTTGAGCGCGCTCTTGAGATCATCTCTGAGGAGAGTGGTGTTGCGAGAACTGATCTAGATGACGAGACGAACTTTGCGGATTGTGGTGTTGATTCGCTTCTGTCGCTTGTTATTGCGAGTCGGTTCCAGGATACGTTTGGGCTGGATATTGCGCATGAGCAGTTGTTTATGGAGTGTCAGACTGTTGGCGACCTCAAGACCATGCTAACGCGGGAGATGGGTTTGGCTACGCCAGCCTCTAAACCTGCTGCGGTTCCTGCTCCTGTTGTCTCCGAAGCTATCGCGCAAGAAACAGTAGTCACCCATAGCGACACTTCGAACCTCGCCGCACGTGAACAAGCGATCACTAAGCTTGTCAATAAGTACACCGCTGGCTTCAAGGCGCCTACTTCAAACCCCAATGGTCCTTCTCTCGGCAAGAACGAAAACGTCGTCCTCGTCACAGGCGCATCAGGCGGTTTGGGAAGCCATCTCGTCTACGCCCTGGCCCAACTCGAAGAAGTCCGCACCATCATATGTCTCAACCGCCCCAACAGAGAAGACGCGACGACCCGCCAGTACAAGGCTATGAGAGACAAGGGCATCCGCTTCCCAGAGCATCTCAAGTCCAAGGTTCGCATCTTCCAAGCCGATACCTCAAAGCCTAAGCTTGGAGTTGCGGATAGCGAATACGAGTCTTTAATCCACTCTGTTACGCACATCATCCACAATGCCTGGCCCATGAGTGCGAAGCGTCCCCTCTCTGGCTTTGAGTCGCAGTTCCAGGTCTTCCgcaatcttcttgatctgggACGTGAGTGTGCTTCTAGTCGTCCTAAAGACTTCAAGTTCAGCTTCCAGATGATTTCTTcaattggtgttgttggacAGTGGGGTCTTGCTGCTGGACAGACTGGCAAGATTGTTGTGCCCGAGGAGAGAACTACCATTGACTCACTACTGGGTAACGGGTACGCTGAAGCGAAATGGGGTTGTGAGAGGATGCTTGATGAGACTCTCCACAAGTTCACCGATCGTTTCCGTCCCATGGTCGTGCGACTTGGTCAGATCGCTGGATCCAAGACGAGTGGCTACTGGAACCCCATGGAGCACTTTGGCTTCCTCATCAAGTCCTCCCAGACTCTAAACGCTCTTCCTGACGTCGATGGCAATCTCAACTGGACTCCTGTCAACGACATCGCGGATACTCTAACCGATCTCATCCTCTCCGACCGAACCCCATACCCAATCTATCACATCGATAATCCCATCGGCCAACAATGGCGCgatgtcaacaacatcctctcCGACACCCTTCGCATTCCCAACAAGGTCCCTTTCAAGCAGTGGCTCGACATGGTGCGCAAAGCTCCTCAGCAGGATAACCCCGCTGCTCTGCTCGCCGACTTTCTTGAAGACACATACCTGCGCATGGCATGTGGTGGCCTTGTTCTCGATGTGAAGCATTCGCTTGAGCACTCCAAGTCTCTTTCGGCCGTTGGACCTGTTTCCGAGACGGTAGTGAGGAAGTATATCCATATCTGGAAGGAGAttgggttcttgaagaccACGGCGGAGGATAAGGCTGGGTTTGAGGCGGAGAGGCTGAAGCTTTGGGGACCTAGAGCATAG
- the FSR2 gene encoding fusarubin cluster-methyltransferase (EggNog:ENOG41~SMCOG1042:O-methyltransferase~antiSMASH:Cluster_3.1), whose translation MDKTDRDAVIEHATQVKHLVHDPHSFLTELVAQQQQYHCIAWLCHFDILSKIPQPPESITYSDVAAEAKVPLSKLQSVARMAMTTGLLCETKDGKLSHNTLSAQFVTNVHMQVQLLHIFNQTVPLMAGLIEATEKWGETSATNETAYNIVHNTELSFFEHLKTRPDLNEGFQAYMKSRAVSHTGSNVEHLLNAFNWKALGQAQVVDIGGSSGSTSIMLATAFPLLNLVIEDLPEPIENAKTRLSDLPSDITSRIEIKAYDFFTPQPIKNADVYLLRTILHDWPDADAIKIIQGIVAAMGPSSRLLIMDMVLPKPDSGSVTFEAALRQKDLTMIQCFNAQEREVGEWNALLTKADPRLKIQAIERPAGSELSVIEATLDGSPEQAAWL comes from the exons ATGGACAAGACGGATAGAGACGCTGTCATTGAGCATGCCACGCAGGTCAAACACCTCGTGCATGATCCGCACAGCTTCCTCACTGAGTTAGTcgcccagcagcagcagtatcACTGCATTGCCTGGCTTTGCCACTTCGACATCCTCTCCAAGATCCCCCAGCCTCCAGAGTCAATCACCTACTCTGATGTCGCCGCCGAGGCGAAAGTCCCGCTGTCAAAGCTGCAGTCTGTGGCGCGCATGGCGATGACTACGGGTTTGCTGTGCGAGACCAAAGATGGCAAGCTTTCTCACAATACCCTTTCTGCGCAGTTCGTTACGAATGTTCACATGCAGGTGCAGCTTCTTCACATCTTCAATCAGACTGTTCCTCTCATGGCGGGCTTGATTGAAGCTACGGAGAAATGGGGCGAGACGTCTGCGACTAATGAGACGGCTTACAATATTGTGCACAACACTGAATTGTCTTTCTTTGAGCATTTGAAGACGAGACCTGATCTCAATGAAGGCTTCCAGGCTTATATGAAGAGTCGTGCTGTATCACACACGGGCTCTAATGTTGAGCATCTTCTGAACGCCTTTAACTGGAAGGCCTTGGGACAAGCGCAAGTCGTTGAT ATCGGTGGAAGTAGTGGctcaacatccatcatgcTAGCGACGGCATTCCCGTTACTCAACCTCGTCATCGAAGACCTCCCAGAGCCCATTGAGAACGCCAAAACTCGTCTGTCTGACTTACCATCCGACATCACATCTCGTATTGAGATCAAGGCCTACGACTTCTTCACTCCCCAACCCATAAAGAACGCAGACGTGTACCTCTTGCGCACCATTCTTCACGACTGGCCCGACGCTGAtgccatcaagatcatccaagGCATCGTCGCAGCCATGGGTCCATCCAGTCGCTTGTTGATCATGGACATGGTGTTGCCCAAGCCAGATTCTGGGTCTGTGACCTTTGAAGCAGCGCTCAGACAGAAGGATCTCACCATGATACAGTGCTTTAATGCGCAGGAGCGGGAGGTTGGGGAGTGGAATGCCCTGCTTACCAAGGCTGATCCAAGGTTGAAGATACAGGCGATTGAGAGACCTGCTGGGAGTGAGTTGTCGGTCATTGAGGCTACGCTAGATGGGTCTCCGGAGCAGGCGGCGTGGCTTTAG
- the FSR3 gene encoding fusarubin cluster-monooxygenase (EggNog:ENOG41~SMCOG1087:hypothetical protein~antiSMASH:Cluster_3.1), with protein sequence MTNTQTNGGTHPIMADKHDEKPNGTLNGDHQEYPTFSQERLDDSIKRGIDLQVFRYPSTGINVLIAGAGLGGITCALECWRKGHNVRIIDRSPSAVWTGDNVQIQPSAILLLRHWPDMGYEIEENQYDVDMSYYRQTGERIWGPAPPMFNDPEHLPGRRGFPSVNAHSRIKLYRAFLKQAERVGIHVEWGCKVVEYWEDVEGRAGGVVLENGEKRTADIVVAADGLRTKSNTVVPGMPDQLATSGKAIYRAGYPVEHALNDPKVREMWNFKPGDKPIWQFWLGNGSHNMICLTHDLAFWSFIHSHAESASESWIPDIDPAEVITEMEKNDAVHPAIAAFIRTAPKGSVVNWQLKFRDPHEQWTSPGGHVVQLGDAAHAFLPTSGNGATQAIEDGVTLATCLQLAGKSQAANATKVYNKLRFQRVSCGQKMGFVNQQLKQHTDWDAIMKNPALIRSRYPKWVWSHDPEAYAYEKFAEALTHVVSGGRVPLVNTNFPKGHKYRHWTMKEVQEQIKAGQKLEDLQDGDWS encoded by the exons ATGACAAACACACAGACAAACGGCGGCACTCAccccatcatggctgacaAGCACGATGAGAAGCCCAACGGCACTCTCAACGGTGATCATCAAGAATACCCAACCTTTTCCCAAGAAAGACTCGATGACTCCATCAAGCGAGGCATTGACCTCCAAGTCTTTCGCTACCCCTCCACCGGTATCAACGTCCTCATCGCAGGCGCTGGTCTAGGCGGGATCACCTGCGCCCTTGAATGCTGGCGCAAAGGACACAATGTTCGCATTATCGATCGTAGTCCCAGTGCAGTCTGGACAGGCGATAATGTCCAAATTCAGCCCAGCGcaattcttcttctgcgccACTGGCCTGATATGGGCtatgagattgaggagaacCAGTACGACGTCGACATGTCTTACTATAGACAGACTGGCGAGCGTATCTGGGGTCCTGCACCGCCGATGTTCAATGACCCAGAGCATTTGCCCGGTCGTCGTGGGTTTCCCTCTGTAAATGCCCATTCGCGCATTAAACTGTACCGCGCGTTCTTGAAGCAGGCGGAGCGCGTGGGCATTCATGTTGAGTGGGGATGCAAGGTCGTTGAGTACTGGGAGGACGTTGAAGGTCGTGCTGGGGGTGTTGTTCTCGAGAATGGGGAAAAGAGAACAGCGGATATCGTCGTTGCAGCTGATGGGCTGAGGACCAAGAGCAACACTGTCGTTCCTGGTATGCCGGATCAGTTGGCGACGAGTGGGAAGGCGATTTACCGTGCGGGTTATCCTGTTGAGCATGCGCTGAACGATCCCAAGGTTAGGGAGATGTGGAACTTTAAGCCTGGCGATAAGCCGATTTGGCAGTTCTGGCTTGG AAACGGTTCTCACAACATGATTTGCTTGACTCACGATCTCGCTTTCTGGAGCTTCATCCACTCT CACGCTGAATCTGCCAGCGAGTCCTGGATCCCAGACATCGACCCAGCAGAAGTAATCACCGAGATGGAAAAGAACGACGCCGTCCACCCAGCAATCGCAGCCTTCATCCGCACCGCCCCCAAAGGCTCCGTCGTGAACTGGCAGCTCAAATTCCGTGACCCCCACGAACAATGGACGTCCCCCGGCGGCCACGTCGTGCAGCTCGGCGACGCAGCACACGCATTCCTGCCCACATCCGGCAACGGCGCAACGCAAGCCATAGAAGACGGCGTGACCCTCGCAACATGCCTGCAACTCGCAGGAAAATCCCAAGCTGCCAACGCTACAAAAGTATACAACAAACTACGCTTCCAGCGTGTTAGTTGTGGCCAGAAAATGGGCTTCGTGAACCAGCAGCTCAAGCAGCACACGGATTGGGATGCGATAATGAAGAATCCGGCGCTGATCAGATCGCGATATCCCAAGTGGGTTTGGTCGCATGATCCGGAGGCGTATGCGTATGAGAAGTTTGCTGAGGCGTTGACGCATGTCGTCAGTGGGGGACGGGTTCCGTTGGTGAATACGAATTTTCCAAAGGGGCACAAGTATAGACATTGGACTATGAAGGAGGTGCAGGAGCAGATCAAGGCGGGACAGAAGTTGGAGGATCTTCAGGATGGGGATTGGTCTTAG
- the FSR4 gene encoding fusarubin cluster-oxidoreductase (SMCOG1028:crotonyl-CoA reductase / alcohol dehydrogenase~antiSMASH:Cluster_3.1) — translation MFSHLRNRISVNRLQALSSQIRAVSTMKEAIVSRGPKVHIIDSPIPKAGPGQVVVKIEYAASNPKDWKRPEYWGSKATMNQGDDHSGVVHEVGEGVSDFKIGDRVAAMHEGKQPGGSYAEYGVSWAYTTIHLPEHTTFQEGAAIPFATFTAACALYAKLNLPWPTQPISDDQKVPLVIWGASSAVGSYAVQLAKKSNIHPLICIAGRAQEYVERMIDGSKGDTVIDYRMGREAVARKIKAHLRGQKLEYAFDAVSEMGSYQTICDVLDHQTGKITLIIPAQSYSDIPKTIEKSVTTVASVHEDLKEFARAFSIDFARGLEDGWLKAHPQEVVPWGLEGIEKGLVDLKKGKASAVKYVYKIADTPGIES, via the exons ATGTTTTCTCATTTGCGCAATCGCATCTCAGTAAATCGTCTTCAGGCACTCTCTTCACAAATCAGAGCTGTCAGCACAATGAAAGAAGCTATTGTATCGCGCGGACCAAAAGTCCATATCATTGACAGCCCGATACCGAAGGCGGGACCTGGGCAAGTTGTTGTCAAGATTGAGTATGCGGCCAGTAACCCCAAGGATTG GAAGCGACCTGAGTATTGGGGAAGTAAGGCGACCATGAACCAGGGCGATGACCACTCTGGAGTAGTTCATGAGGTTGGTGAGGGAGTCTCTGACTTCAAAATCGGTGATCGCGTCGCGGCTATGCACGAGGGGAAGCAGCCTGGTGGGAGTTACGCTGAGTATGGTGTAAGCTGGGCATACACCACCATTCATCTACCGGAGCACACTACTTTTCAAG AGGGCGCTGCCATACCCTTCGCTACATTCACTGCGGCTTGTGCTCTCTACGCAAAGCTCAATCTCCCCTGGCCGACGCAGCCAATCTCCGACGATCAAAAGGTACCTCTCGTGATTTGGGGCGCTTCATCAGCTGTCGGATCATACGCAGTTCAATTGGCCAAGAAGTCTAACATTCACCCTCTCATCTGCATTGCTGGTCGCGCGCAGGAGTACGTGGAGAGAATGATTGATGGATCCAAGGGCGACACAGTCATTGACTACAGAATGGGACGCGAGGCAGTCGCTCGAAAGATCAAGGCTCATCTCAGAGGTCAAAAGCTAGAGTACGCTTTTGATGCTGTATCCGAGATGGGATCTTACCAGACTATTTGCGATGTTCTTGACCATCAGACTGGGAAGATCACTCTTATTATTCCTGCACAGAGCTATTCTGATATCCCAAAGACCATTGAGAAGTCTGTTACTACGGTTGCTAGTGTACACGAAGATCTGAAGGAGTTTGCCCGGGCGTTCTCGATTGACTTTGCGAGAGGGCTGGAGGACGGATGGCTAAAGGCGCATCCACAAGAGGTTGTGCCTTGGGGATTGGAGGGGATAGAGAAGGGACTGGTAGACTTGAAGAAAGGGAAGGCTAGTGCGGTGAAGTATGTCTACAAGATTGCGGATACGCCAGGAATAGAGTCTTGA